Proteins co-encoded in one Stomoxys calcitrans chromosome 5, idStoCalc2.1, whole genome shotgun sequence genomic window:
- the LOC106086508 gene encoding 26S proteasome non-ATPase regulatory subunit 7 — MPTSEVLVNKVIVHPLVLLSVVDHFNRMGKIGNQKRVVGVLLGCWRAKGILDISNSFAVPFDEDDKDKSVWFLDHDYLENMYGMFKKVNAKERVVGWYHTGPKLHQNDIAINELIRRYCPNSVLVIIDAKPKDLGLPTEAYIAVEEVHDDGSPTCKTFEHVPSEIGAEEAEEVGVEHLLRDIKDTTVGSLSQKITNQLMGLRGLKAQLSDIKNYLQRVGDGKMPINYQIVYQLQDIFNLLPDITNDQFTETMYVKTNDQMLVVYLASMVRSIIALHNLINNKLANRDAEEGKDKKSEDKSKESKDKENKETKDKKGAEEKSDKSKEDTNTKSSKK, encoded by the exons ATGCCTACTTCAGAAGTTTTGGTAAACAAAGTCATTGTGCACCCTTTAGTGCTGTTGTCGGTGGTGGATCACTTCAATCGCATGGGTAAGATTGGTAATCAAAAGCGAGTTGTTGGTGTCTTATTAGGATGCTGGAGGGCCAAGGGCATTCTGGATATATCCAACAGTTTTGCAG TGCCCTTCGATGAGGACGACAAGGATAAGTCGGTATGGTTTTTGGATCATGACTATTTGGAGAACATGTATGGCATGTTCAAGAAGGTCAATGCCAAAGAACGCGTAGTGGGCTGGTACCACACTGGTCCGAAATTGCACCAAAACGATATTGCCATCAATGAGCTGATACGTCGTTATTGTCCCAATTCCGTACTAGTAATTATCGATGCTAAACCCAAAGATTTGGGATTACCCACAGAGGCCTACATAGCCGTTGAGGAGGTGCATGATGATGGTTCACCCACCTGCAAAACCTTTGAGCATGTGCCCAGTGAAATTGGAGCCGAGGAGGCGGAAGAAGTTGGTGTGGAGCACTTACTGAGAGACATCAAGGACACAACAGTGGGTAGTCTGTCACAGAAAATCACCAACCAATTAATGGGTCTGCGTGGCCTTAAGGCCCAGTTGAGCGACATCAAGAACTATCTGCAGCGTGTGGGAGATGGTAAAATGCCCATCAACTACCAAATTGTCTACCAACTGCAGGATATCTTTAATCTGCTGCCCGATATTACAAACGACCAATTTACCGAAACCATGTATGTGAAGACCAACGATCAAATGCTGGTGGTCTATTTGGCCTCAATGGTACGCTCCATCATAGCCCTGCACAATCTCATCAACAACAAATTGGCCAATCGTGATGCCGAAGAGGGCAAAGACAAAAAATCCGAAGATAAGAGCAAAGAAAGCaaagataaagaaaacaaagagACCAAGGATAAAAAGGGAGCCGAAGAGAAATCCGACAAGAGCAAGGAGGATACAAATACAAAGAGCAGTAAGAAATAG
- the LOC106086509 gene encoding uncharacterized protein LOC106086509 isoform X1 — translation MKITTNMMSNVGENKNVIVQMVHDYNDSVNMTLGDLKRRLNDIREENLELSKNIEELNPQANVDVTSVPSDSQITQQFAQTTVKACDWHIKTKLEQLQMGNETIEMRMKEEVSRRKQSYYDYLTKDEVALKPYHEVEAATEDLKQLKINVQEECKTIKEQSSHLYRNLREQYREFIENIKVLEILTNELRLEESNGHSYLTDKVFTANVNFEDDGNVDESAIQHLQNEIKDLETELAHYSEDK, via the exons ATGAAAATTACCACAAATATGATGTCGAATGTaggtgaaaataaaaatgtaatcgTACAAATGGTTCATGATTACAACGATAGTGtg AATATGACTTTAGGCGATTTAAAACGGCGTCTCAACGATATCAGGGAGGAGAATCTTGAGCTCTCGAAAAACATTGAAGAATTGAATCCCCAAGCCAATGTGGATGTGACGTCCGTGCCATCCGATTCTCAAATTACGCAACAATTTGCCCAGACAACGGTTAAAGCATGCGATTGGcacattaaaacaaaattggaaCAACTTCAAATGGGCAATGAAACTATTGAAATGAGAATGAAAGAAGAAGTATCACGACGCAAGCAATCATATTATGATTATCTAACGAAAGATGAAGTAGCCTTGAAG CCTTATCATGAGGTGGAAGCTGCCACTGAAGATCTTAAACAACTAAAGATAAACGTCCAAGAAGAGTGCAAAACGATTAAAGAACAATCGTCCCATCTTTATCGGAATCTTAGAGAGCAGTATAgagaatttattgaaaatatcaAGGTTTTGGAAATACTAACTAACGAATTGAG ATTGGAAGAATCTAATGGGCATAGCTATCTGACTGACAAAGTTTTTACGGCAAATGTAAACTTCGAAGATGATGGGAATGTTGACGAATCTGCAATCCAGCATTTGCAAAATGAGATCAAAGATTTGGAAACAGAATTAGCTCATTATTCAgaagacaaataa
- the LOC106086509 gene encoding uncharacterized protein LOC106086509 isoform X2 encodes MTLGDLKRRLNDIREENLELSKNIEELNPQANVDVTSVPSDSQITQQFAQTTVKACDWHIKTKLEQLQMGNETIEMRMKEEVSRRKQSYYDYLTKDEVALKPYHEVEAATEDLKQLKINVQEECKTIKEQSSHLYRNLREQYREFIENIKVLEILTNELRLEESNGHSYLTDKVFTANVNFEDDGNVDESAIQHLQNEIKDLETELAHYSEDK; translated from the exons ATGACTTTAGGCGATTTAAAACGGCGTCTCAACGATATCAGGGAGGAGAATCTTGAGCTCTCGAAAAACATTGAAGAATTGAATCCCCAAGCCAATGTGGATGTGACGTCCGTGCCATCCGATTCTCAAATTACGCAACAATTTGCCCAGACAACGGTTAAAGCATGCGATTGGcacattaaaacaaaattggaaCAACTTCAAATGGGCAATGAAACTATTGAAATGAGAATGAAAGAAGAAGTATCACGACGCAAGCAATCATATTATGATTATCTAACGAAAGATGAAGTAGCCTTGAAG CCTTATCATGAGGTGGAAGCTGCCACTGAAGATCTTAAACAACTAAAGATAAACGTCCAAGAAGAGTGCAAAACGATTAAAGAACAATCGTCCCATCTTTATCGGAATCTTAGAGAGCAGTATAgagaatttattgaaaatatcaAGGTTTTGGAAATACTAACTAACGAATTGAG ATTGGAAGAATCTAATGGGCATAGCTATCTGACTGACAAAGTTTTTACGGCAAATGTAAACTTCGAAGATGATGGGAATGTTGACGAATCTGCAATCCAGCATTTGCAAAATGAGATCAAAGATTTGGAAACAGAATTAGCTCATTATTCAgaagacaaataa